GCACGAAATCGACGCACTCGAGGGGCTGGTCGCGGGCTGGGATGAGCAGCAACGCATGACCGTGGGCGCCCTGCGCACGGCGATCGACGCCCTCAACCGGGAGGCGTTCCGGCGCCTGATCCAGCAGGTGAAGCAGGAGCCTGCTGCCCTAGGTGCGCTCAAGGGCTCGCTCAGCGATGACGTGGTGTACACCGTCCTGCGCCACCATGGACTGGTCAAAGCCTCCCTGGAGGAGCGCATCGAAGCGGCCTTGGAAACGGTGAGACCGCAGCTGGCGACCCACGGCGGGGACGTGGAACTGGTGGCGATCGAGCCACCGAATGCCGTGACCGTACGCCTGGTCGGCGCCTGCGATGGCTGTCCGGCAGCCGGGCTCACCCTGAGTGAAGGCGTCGAGAAGGCGATTCGCGAACACTGCCCCGAGATCACCGAGGTACGCAAAGCCAAGGGCGGAACGAGCGCCAGCAGCAGTGGCGGTGAGCACGTAGTCAGCTTCGTCAGCCCCTTCGCGCGCGCCAGCGACGCCGGGTGGACCGATGCCGCCAAGGCCGATGAGCTGCGCGAGGGCGAGATCCTGATCAAGGAGCGCGAAGGCCACTCGCTCATCCTCAGCCGCTTCGGCAGCCGCGTTGTCTGCTACGAGAACGCGTGCGCCCACTTAGGCATGCCGATGGACATGGGTGAGGTGCGCAACGGCGTACTCGTCTGCCCCCACCACGCCTTCGAGTACTCCCTGGAGAGCGGTGAATGCCTCACCGCGAAGGAAGTGCAATTGCAAACCCACGCCGTGCGCGTGCTCGGCGACCGCGTGCAGGTGAAGTTCTCATGAGCGCCCGACAAGTGCATATGCGGGTGGCCCCCGATCCCACGCTGCGCGTGGACGCGGCCCGCCAGGTCCCGCACCAGGCCCTGTTCACGCCGACGCCGATCGCCATCGTGGGCGGCGCGGCGGAGCCCGGCATTGTGACCAGCGGCGTTAGCCCCGATCGTGCGACCTGCTTCGG
This genomic stretch from Pseudomonadota bacterium harbors:
- a CDS encoding NifU family protein, giving the protein MSASPEQLSPPANDLDSLLHEIDALEGLVAGWDEQQRMTVGALRTAIDALNREAFRRLIQQVKQEPAALGALKGSLSDDVVYTVLRHHGLVKASLEERIEAALETVRPQLATHGGDVELVAIEPPNAVTVRLVGACDGCPAAGLTLSEGVEKAIREHCPEITEVRKAKGGTSASSSGGEHVVSFVSPFARASDAGWTDAAKADELREGEILIKEREGHSLILSRFGSRVVCYENACAHLGMPMDMGEVRNGVLVCPHHAFEYSLESGECLTAKEVQLQTHAVRVLGDRVQVKFS